From Trachemys scripta elegans isolate TJP31775 chromosome 18, CAS_Tse_1.0, whole genome shotgun sequence:
cccaggccaaatggccctcccccccccccccccttccccccgccggGGGGGAGCCGGGTGGGGCTTTCTAGGTGTTGTCCCTCTCTACTTTCCATGAACCTCGAAGATGTAAGTGCACCAGGATCTCACATCGCGCTATTAGCATCTATCTGGGGCAGGTTCCATTGTCTTTTACCAATCCCAGCAGGATTCAGTGCATTCAATGCCACATCCAGAGCCCCAGTGCCAGAAGCACCACTATTGGCTTAAAGCCAGCTATTGCATTTACAGTTTCATACAAATGTGCAAATTGTGTTATATGTAAGTGCAGCTTCGTGCTTTCTGGCCCAGCTTCAGGGCCGGCCTTTGGGGTGGGCCGTACAGTCCCGCCCAGGGCTGCCCGCTAAAGGGGGCGTCGTGCGCAGGGTTTGGATTCCCACCTGACCTGCCGAGAGCCAGTTGGGCTGAGggaggcagcaggcaggcaggcgagCAGCAGCGGGGAGGGAGAGTCCTGAAGTGCAGGGGGGGCCCTCGGAGCCAGGTGACTCCTTCTGAGCAGGGGCGCCCCTGTTCCACGTGTGTAGCCGCTACTGTTCCTGTTCCCCACAACCACCTGCATCATCTGACTGGGAGCCTCCTcctgtgtgctgggggggggggggagggctgatgtcagggtgttcccctttcccccaacccccacccgtGTCCCCACTTTCCACTAAGCTGGGGTGACGGGACACAGGGAATCTGTGTGTGCTCCTGCCTCTCTGGGTCCGGAGCTGCTGAACTAGTCTTCAGGCTCCTGACCCTGagtgctttcttaaagagacagcgcactCATACACTcactcaggcacacacacactcccctcagCATACACACACCTTCACATAgtcctccaaacacacacacaccagggctccctgcatccaggtcactttccccacctgggcagggctgggcagaggcaTCAGCagttgctgctctcctgccctccccttacaCAGCCCAGgcagggaaagtgacctggatgcagggagccctaACAATGCTCCTCGCTGCCCCCTCACAACCCCAGGGTGCACGGGGCGGAGAAGCNAGAATTTGTCCCAAAGATGCTAAACAGGGAAAAGAAAGCCCTAGTGTTGGAATCACCCCGGTGGGAGGGTGGTCACAGTAAACATCAGTTTCTCCACCAGGCTATGAaatagcagctgctgcagctgttcTCCGATTGTTTCATCTCTGTCTGTGTAGTGCACACTGTCCCAGAGAACGTCAACTCACAACAGGACACTCCTCTGAGCAGAAACTTCTTGTTTCGTGGTGCCTCTCCATGCACTAGTCTCTGCCATTCTTGGCACTGCCGACTGGCACTGATACCCTGATGCACTGAAACCATGTTCCTTCACACACTACCTTGCCACTGTACGTCCTGTTTGGGTCCCGCTGAGGATAGAAATGGCTGGTACAGTGGAGCCGGTTCCTGGATGCCTACTACACACTGGGTGCACAAATCACTCATAGCAAGGGAAGCAACAGCCTGGATATGAAGCAGTGCCAGCAGCACTGAAGCAGAGAGCATGCCCTGGATTAGAACTACCCTTGGCTAAGCGTCAGCTGAGGGTGGGAGCCTCAGACAGTTCCACGCAGGTTTATCTGATACGGCATCACCTAAACCGTGAGGAGTCTCAAAGGATTTAGGAGAAAGATGAGAAGTAAAGAAGTGGCCGGAGTTATCTGAGCGCAGTGATACTGTCCAGCAGATAAACCTCTTTCCTGGGGCTGGAATAGGGTCTGATATCTCTGCTCTGTTCTCGTCCATACAGTGCACAGTGCAGAACACAGCCGGGGGAAGCGAGCCAGTGACACCCGACCAGCAGGACGTGGTAAGTATCTCACTGTGGAATAGCTGTCTGCTCAGTGCACCTCCTGCTAGCTGAGAGCCCAGAAGAACTGGAGATAGCTCTATTCAGCTAGCGTCAGGCTGCAAAGGGCTGGCAGAGGGCAGGACACGCCATAAGTAACAAAAAATGAacataagttcctggaggataagtccatcaatggctattagccaggataggcagggatggtgtccctagcctctgtttgccagaagctgggaatgggcgatagggatggatcacttgatgattgcctgttctgttcattccctctgaagcatctggcattagccagtcggaagacaggatactgggctaaagggacctttggtctgacccagcatggccgttcttatgtgacAGTCAAAGTGAATAgtttgcatagggttaccatacgtcctctttttcccggacatgtccggcttttcggcactcaaacccccgtctggggggaattgccaaaaagccgaacatatccgggaaaatggcggctctgctcctcccctgactcttcggctctgtttaagagccgagctgcccgagggCTATGGGCTTCAGGAatcccccttgcctccggaccccagccgccggccgggcacttcccctcccgggctccggcggcgcagggtccggaggcatggggactgcccgaagccggtagcgctggggcagctcggctcttaaacagagccgaagagtcaggggaggagcagagcctccggccgcggggGCGGACTTAggacggggaaggggcggagttggggcggggctagggtggggaaatgggcagggccagggcccgtggagggtcctctttttttatttattagatatggtaaccctgaGTTTGCAAATTCATTGGCTGAAAGCATCTGACATGTACTTGCAAACTACAAAACCATGAACAGAACACAGGGATGGTTTGTGAATTATCTACTAACCAAAAGGGGCTAAATTAATAATAGGATTGATAATGAATACTTCACCAGCCCGGAGAAAAAGTAataggagagagaaaagacaaaGCACAGAAATAAGAAACGGAAGTActcatggcaccttagagactaacaaatttatttgagcataagctttcgtgggctacatcccacttcttcggatgcatagaatggaacatatattgaggagatatatatacacacacatacagagagcatagacaggtgggagttgtcttaccaactctgagaggccaattaagtaagagaaaaaaaccttttgaagtgataatcaatatagcccagtacagacaggttgataagaagtgtgagaatacttacaaggggagatagattcaatgtttgtaatggctcagccattcccagtctttattcaaacctaaattgattgtgtctaatttgcatatcaattcgagttcagcagtttctcgttggagtctgtttttgaagcttttctgttgtaaaatagccacccgcaggtctgtcattgaatgaccagacaggttaaagtgttctcccactggtttttgagtattatgattcctgatgtcagatttgcgtccattaattcttttgcgtagagactgtccggtttggccaatgtacatggcagaggggcattgctggcacatgatggcatatatcacattggtagatgtgcaggtgaacgagcccctgatgttatggctgatgtgattaggccctatgatgatgtcacttgaatagatatgtggacagagttggcatcgggctttgttgcaaggataggttcctcggttagtgtttttgttatcacttcaaaagttttttttctcttacttaattggcctctcagagttggtaagacaactcccacctgttcatgctctctgtatgtgtatatatatctcctcaatatatgttccattgtatgcatccgaagaagtgggctgtagcccacgaaagcttatgctctaataaatttgttagtctctaaggtgccacaagtactcctgttctttttgcggacacagactaacacggctgctactctaaaagaAATAAGAAAGTAAATGGtgtcatgctgcagaggaaagagagttaaagaaatgcaagaaaacaccaagcaaaataaataggACTTTTGGCtcattaatttatatttgattCATTTCTGCTCCTTTATGTTATGCACTTCCTTGCAGATGAGCTCTGGGGGCTGAAATTttggaggaaaggggaggggcagcatTTCTGAGCACACTTCCACTATTAATATTGCTGGCTGCTCTGGATTCTAGGGTTAAGTAATTggagaaagaaattaaaattccCCCAAGCCCTTGAGGCTGATGGAAGCTTAGCCACCTTTCAGGAGAGAATCCAAACGGAGGCGGCCACACGTTTGGGGTGAGCCAGACCGGGGACAGGCCAAGCTCCCAGCAGCTTCCAATCTGCCAGCTCCTCGCAGGAGGtgatggttttcaaactgggtgGCGTGCTGGGAGGACATgtcccccagtttgaaaacctctgtgctaaagGGAAGGCTGAAATCTGGTGGGACACATCACCCCACGTGCCCCCCATGAAGACCCCACTTTTATGGCCCCATGGCTTTACACGCTGGTTggctgccccacttgccccaccctTTTTACAGCCCTGTTGAATATTTTGGTGTCTAACTTCAGGGGATTTGGTTAAAtctgcctctctctcctgccatcagcCTGGCCCAAGGACTGCAGTGAGATCCCCTCAGGCAGCCCCAGCGGCATCTACCTCATCCAGCCCACAGGACTGCACCAGCTCGTGGTGTACTGCGACATGAACGAAACAGCCGGGGGCTGGACAGTCCTCCAGCGGAACCGGCGCGACACACAGATCACCTGGGCTGAGTCCTGGAGCACCTACAAGTACGGCTTTGGCAACGTGCACGATGACTACTGGCTGGGGACGGAGTACATCTATCGGATCGCCAAGCAGAAGGTCTACCAGGTCAGGTTTGTCATCCACGATTCATCCGGCACCATGAAATACGCAGACTACAACCTCTTCGGTCTGGAAGACGAGTCCAAAGGCTACAGGCTGAGGCTGGGCTCTTACACTGGGATTGCAGGGGACGCCATGGCTTCATACAATCCTAGCACCATGCATGACAACATGAAGTTCTCTGCTAAAGACCTGGATCAGGACACTTCCAGTGGGAACTGTGTGTCTAGCTCTGGTGGGGGCTGGTGGTACTCGGCTTGTCATTCTGTTCGACTGAACATCAAAGGGAGCATCACTTGGGGTAGTTTCTGTAGCGGGAACTGCCAAGCCTCCGTCATCCTCATCAAACCAGCGTCCTACTGTtagtccccccttccccaccctcctgtcTGCAGTGAGGCCAACCCCTGCTCCACGAAGGGAGGGAAAAGGGTCAGAGTGTATCATGGCCAAACCTCCCGcccgctttcacaggccttgctGGGGGAAGTATCAGGGTTACCCGGGTAACGGGGACactttccttctcctctccctccctgcagactTTCTGAGCTTTTTTCCACTGGGCCTTTCTCCGCTGGGCTGACTCCCATGCACCAGCGTTCGGCTGGAGTGACTCTTCCGCGTCATTTTAGCTCGGCGATGCGATGAGCAGGCCTAGAGGTCACTGGAAAGGTGAAATCCCAAGCATGGCGGGAGCTTCTCAAACACCCTCTGCACGGCCCTGCCTCGGGATCCAGGCTTTGAAATAAACACACACTTCTAAGCAGTGAGGTCTGCAGATGGTAATTCTGTGCCCTGCTGTCACTGTCTCTCCGGGTGCTCCCATGGGCACCACGCTGCTGGAGAACATGCCTGGCGTTACCAGGTTCACAGGCAGAGCATACGGGGCTGCTGGGATGGGTCTGCAAGAGTAAATCTCCAGGCCACCAGCCCTTccatttggggcgggggggaggagagactgggGCCAGAGGGATTttctgggggaggagaaagaggagatgTGAGCGGGAGGAGAGACTTGGGCCCttagtgctgggagagaggagtCCTTGGGCCCCCTGCCCTCCGGACCACATCCAGAGAGCCTGTAGGGCGGAGGCAGCGTCCATCCCACTCCCACTGCAGGCGGAGCCGCTCCTCGCCTGAGACTGAAGGCTCTGCCCGCAGCTCTGCCTGGCCACGTGCAGACTCCTGGAGCAGGAGTGCGGTGCCTCATACCAGGGCATCCTGTGGCAGCCCCCATCTATGGGGTATCACGCTGGGCCTAAATGCTGCGGCCAGGTCCCTGGATTCTGCAgcacttcatttaaattaaagaatggtgcccaggggctggggccgagggcaTCTTCGTGGGGTTGGACCCTGCTGGCTGGAGCCATGTGCCAGCAGGGACCGGGTGGGGAGGCCCCAGACCACTGGGCCGAATGCATCCCACTGCTTGTGTGGTAAAATGCAGCCTGTTTCCCCAGCTAGCACATGGTCCCATGGCAGCTTGCACACTAGTTAGCTAGGAGTCTGGCCGCACCCCTTGGCGGAGGACAATGCCCCTATGGCGGCCCGCAGGCCTGGTGCAAGGACTGGTCCCTTTCCCTAGTGCTGTCTGGGCCCAAGGTAGGaaccctgccccactcctgcacagacagggggaggggaggaaagaggccCCTGGTGCTCCCATGCCACCTAGCACAGGGCCTGGCTCTTCATCTCTACATCCGTCCTGCCCCTGCAGTCAGCAGGGCCCAGTTTTCTGAAGGGATCAGTGCCCCCTCCCTCGGCATCACCGTGGAGCTGCTCCGTGTAACACCATCATTCAGCTTGTGCCGATCAATCCTTTCATaggaaacatttgaaaatgctttgaaatctccCGGCTCCCTCCCAATCCGGGGCTCCTGGCCGGCCCCTGCCTGTCGCCACGGGCAGGTTCTCACACTCCCCTCAGAGCACACGGGGGGATGGGGACCTGGGACGTTAGACAGTGGTCTGGCCAGCGAAATCCCTGTTCTTTGTTCCTGAGCCGCACCTGGCACTGATGCCGGTCCCATTCCCAGGCCGTGAGCTCACACGCAAGCTGCCAACAGAAAAGGGGCATGTTCATCTTCCCTCTTCAGCAGCATTGGCTGATCCCACTGCGCCCTGCAGAGCCACAGTGAGCCAGGGATGCTGGCTGGGCAGCACGGGGTGTGGGCTGGGCCCTGGGAGACAGGCcatgggcggagcaggggtgggggcaggcagggctaagCAGGGCTCTGGAAATCTGTGGGGAGGATGTCTGTGTGTAGGGGGATGGACGGGGGAGCCTGACTGTGGGATTGGCCTGAGCTGGGAATCTGGGCTGGGCAACAGTGACTGTCTCCACAGTAAGGCAACTAGGGCTTCCCATAGGGCTGTGCCAGGGAACAGAGGCTGCAGCTTCAAGCAACCAtgcagggggctccccagaacCACAGGTTCCCCCACAACCCTGGTCCAGTCCTCCAGACACTCCTCCCCCAATGCTCTTCTCTCCCATAATTCCCCTTATCCCGGTCACCACCTTGCCCCCACGTTCCCAATCGCCCCgcctggctccccagctcccctcccctctgggctGCTGTGAGCGCGGAGCCGCGGAGCGTGCTCTTAGCTGGCTGCTCCAGGGGGCACTGTCCTGGCAGAGGGAACTGGGAGTCGCGGCTCCTGAAGGGCGGGTTTGTGTTCCCAGCTTCTCACCGGCTCTTCCCTTTTGCAGCTGCCCGGTGCCCTCGTCTCCTGCTCCTCGCCGGCCTGCTGGCCCTGTCAGCCCCAGTTCTCACCCTGGAAATACACAACCTGAACATCTTAAAGGGACCCACCCATGCAATCCGGAACATCCACCCAAAGCACCTGAAGGCAGGTGTGTCATGTGTCTGCTTCTATAGCCCTCCCCTCTGGCCCTAGGGATCCCTGCCAGCCCTGGGGCCCCAGGACGTcactcactggctgcctggggATTATGGAGGCCTGAAGCCACTGGGAGAAATTACAATCCAACCGTAGCTCTCTATTCAAACCACGCTGAGCTCTTTGGTGGtt
This genomic window contains:
- the LOC117867683 gene encoding fibrinogen-like protein 1-like protein: MAVHSAEHSRGKRASDTRPAGRAWPKDCSEIPSGSPSGIYLIQPTGLHQLVVYCDMNETAGGWTVLQRNRRDTQITWAESWSTYKYGFGNVHDDYWLGTEYIYRIAKQKVYQVRFVIHDSSGTMKYADYNLFGLEDESKGYRLRLGSYTGIAGDAMASYNPSTMHDNMKFSAKDLDQDTSSGNCVSSSGGGWWYSACHSVRLNIKGSITWGSFCSGNCQASVILIKPASYC